One Amaranthus tricolor cultivar Red isolate AtriRed21 chromosome 10, ASM2621246v1, whole genome shotgun sequence genomic window carries:
- the LOC130826175 gene encoding uncharacterized protein LOC130826175 codes for MSGSTNNNTPAFNLRCVLEKDKLNANNFLEWEMAVRIVLRAEGRESVLDTPLPEPLPETATVAEKRARQNLEANSVQVTCLMLACMEHDFQKRFNNLDAYTIIQQLRTMFEKNARLERFEANCKLLECKLGKGKPVRPHVFALIGHFQVMEKLGFPYPKELATDIVIRSLPETFDAFRLNFYMQGGEATLPELHGMLIQAERSLPSEPALKDVLMVRKNKKFKKKGVPKWNGNGKVVTTNASPRPKATPKAKVAALHECYHCHKIGHWKRNCPVYLEEKKSGASSSGSKKK; via the exons atgtctggttcaactaacaacaacactcctgcttttaacttgcgctgtgtcttggaaaaagacaaattgaatgcaaacaacttccttgaatgggaaatggctgtgagaattgttctcagagctgaaggaagggaaagtgttCTTGACACTCCACTCCCTGAACCCCTGCCAGAAACTGCAACAGTTGCAGAGAAAAGAGCTAGGCAAAATCTCGAGGCCAATTCTGTGCAAGTAACATGTCTGATGCTTGCTTGCATGgaacatgattttcaaaaacgttttaacaatcttgatgcctacacaataatccagcaacttagaacaatgttcgaaaagaatgctcgattagagagatttgaagctaattgtaaacttttggaatgcaaactgggcaagggaaaacccgtcagaccccatgtgttcgccttaatagggcattttcaagtcatggaaaagttgggttttccttatcccaaagagctggccactgatattgtgatcagatccttgccagaaacttttgatgctttcagattaaatttttacatgcaAGGAGGGGAAGCAACCTTGCCAGAATTGCATGGTATGCTTATTCAGGCTGAAAGGAGCTTACCTTCTGAACCCGCACTGAAAGATGTGCTTATGGtcagaaagaataaaaagttcaaGAAGAAAGGGGTTCCTAAATGGAATGGCAATGGTAAGGTAGTTACCACTAATGCCTCTCCCAGACCAAAGGCTactccaaaggctaaagtagcaGCACTACATGAGTGCTACCACTGCCACAAGATTGGCCATTGGAAGAGGAACTGCCCCGTCTATCTAGAAGAAAAGAAGTCTGGTGCTTCATCTTcag GGTCTAAAAAGAAGTAG